In Melitaea cinxia chromosome 29, ilMelCinx1.1, whole genome shotgun sequence, the genomic stretch AGGACTTGGTGGCTTTGTTATAGGCTTTCTTCCTCTGACACACGTCTGTTGCCTTGTGGTTACGAGCGTCGACCCAGGCCAGGTAAGCAGTGTTCTTTCGGTACGAGAACACTCAGAATTAAACCAGGGTCGAGCTGCCACGGAGGCTGAAGCGTCAGTGAATGGAATGCAATACTCCATTCCCTGACGCAGCACATCAGCCACAGGATTCGCACAAGATTTTTGATATTTGCCGGGTGCCTTTGGGGCAGGGAAAGGGCGGTGAATGGACGGATACAGACTTGACTAGACAGTGGTCCGAGCTGCCTAAAGGCTATCGAGACCGATACCGAATAGCGGTCAGGATCTGTTGTCAGCAGGTCTAAACAGTTGGCAGTATACGAGTCAACATCGGTTATCCTAGTTGCTTCCTAGACCAGCTGGGTGAGATTGAGCGCTAAAGCGAGATTGCGAATCTCAGGGTGTAAAGTTCCTCATCCACCATCGCCAAGGGAGTATCCTCCGACCAGATAAGTTTTGTCTGATGGGCTATTGCACCGAGGCTTGTTGTCGGGCTTTTGTACATACGCTCGATCGCTCAGATAACTTCAACATTGCGATGTAGGACACGTCAGTTCGTGTGtggcgcgatagatgtcgccacatatctgttggataccgtcttACATCACAAAGCTTCCACAAAATAATAGCTATATCAGCCTGCTGTTAGCTATAACACAAgccttaagttgcttactttaggaacagactaccgtgtgtgtattttatagatatttacttaacttgaaaattttgtttgtttgtttaaactttCTTATCGTAGAAAgtactggttcaaattgaataattctttttggaTTTCATAGCCTATTTACTGAAGGAAGGCTATATGTTTACGTTTGGTATcgcttctcgttgaacagactataggctattttcTCGAAATTAACGCGAATGAAACCGCGGGCcacagctagttttttaatACAGTACCTATCGGTAACTTTTCGTCGTAGTCCGTCGAGTCGTACGAACGCAGAGACGCGACGAGGCTTGATGAGGACAGTTTGAGGAGCTCTGTCGCCGTGTTTAGAAATACTTGGTCTATACCCTGGAACgtagaaaatgtatttttaactttttttgaagtaaaacttctttacatacgctcgacttgaggagtaagctggtggatgcgtgacgagagcgttacgaaaagtgtgatctggcGAGGCGAatgaaagttgagagggataaGATATAATGATAAGGGTGAAGATTGAAAGAGagacagttacgtttcgtatgttttacttcagtcgtgtggtctaaagtacactcgtttttttttttatatttttaaccgacttccaaaaacgaggagcttctcaattcgactgtatttttttttgtgtatgttacttcagaacttttgaatagatggaccgatttcgacaaatttttttaatcggtggtgtgtgtcatttggtcccacttaaatttatttgagattgaacaacaacttttcgacttatatctaataatgcgttttcacttgactattttttcgtcgacctacgttgtattataccgcataactttttactgggtgtaccgattttgatgatttttaattaagtcgaaagctgatgtttttcgtgtggtcatatttaaatttcatcgagatctgattacaactttttgagtaatctttgataacgcgtatttacttgactattttttcgtctacctacgttgtattacttgtcgatgtaattgaagtcggtttttttcgtttgcgagcaaatacaattatattttacgttAAAAAGTATTCACgttagttttaattttctaagtcagtacataattatattattacgaaacgttatttttttttttgaaattacataaagaatttaacaatattataacttaaacAAAGTGCAAAGGCGACCTTATTACAGACACCTTACAGACAACCTccaaaaatagagaaaatattgataaaattaacaataaaatatgaaaatataaatgttttatgtgCTGTAATGTTGAGTGTATTGTTGAGCCCGCTATACCTGATCGTGAAGGGCCGAGGTCTCGCAGTAAGCGGCTCCAATGGAGGCAGCGTATTGGGCCGCCTCGCTGAGGGCCACGGCGCGGTGGCTCTCCAGGTCGCTCTTATTTCCCACCAGCGAGAGGATCATGGGCTCCGGGACATTACTGGAGacaatcatttaaattatcCGGTTGGTtctcaaacataaataaaccgATTTAATTTACATCGATAAGATAAGAATAGGGATAATTCAAAAACTCCTTACCAGATCAAGCTCAAATTTAAACGGTCTGCCTACCTTACtagaggaacacaacactttttGACAGCTGTGTGTATAGTTTGTGAAAATTTTCGGCTGTCCTTTTTTTTGAGCTATATAGTTGTCAAAAGGTTGTGGCCATGTTCACCGTGACCACAACGGTGGATCCGCCGTTGGCCTTACCTTAATAATGCTTTTGGAAAGCCTGCTTGAATAAAGAGATTTTCGATTTAATTTGGTTTTAGTTACTTACTTCTGCAACTCTTTAACCCATCCCTTGATGGCGGCGAAGCTGTTCGCGCTGGTGATATCGTATACCAAGAGCGCTGCATTTGCGTTCCGGTAGTACATGGGAGCCATGGACCGGAAACGCTCCTGGCCAGCCGTATCCCACACCTACGAACAACGACGGACCAAAATTTATTGATTGAATCgcatcagcctgtaacattctactGTTGGACATAGCGCATTTCTCCATTGAGAATAGTTGcaggttaatccaccacgctgcttcacggTTAGTCGACGGATACATTATCTATTACAAGTAATAATCGCTATCAAATaacatataatgataataaccAGGACCGGCAGCTAAACGTGTTCTCctagacacggtggggagacccacaacgacAGGCATCCagaccgaaaagaaatatttgtacaaagacGTAACCATCGGTGTTCAAGTGTATATGCTTCTTTCGACTGGCTATAGTTTAGTTTGCTAGAGAAATGGCTCTATGAGACACATGTGTCTTGGATCTGGTCATACAAAacgaaaatcaaaaacagctttattcaaataggccccgagagcactttcgaatcgtcattttacaaattaaaactttaaaaataaattattatttttgtaaaagtaaacttaccaccgattcggaatgtagattctgcagagaaaaatcggcaagaaacacAAACACATATATGGCCTGTACTAGAGATTTGAAACCTTTCGTACGCGTACCACTGGGTACGCTGGGTCTCATTGAGGATCCATGAAAATTATAGCTTTGGCAGAAGATACGATTATAATAGATCGAAATTTTGTcctattaagaaaataatcttTTGCCCAACTAAGGGTCTACtgcctttaataataataataataaagtcattTAAGTCAAAGTTATAGATTCTCACCTGTAGTTTAACCCTGGCATCATCCAGGTTGATGTTGCAGGTGAAGAACGAGGCTCCGATTGTGGGGGAGATGTGTTTAGAGAACATTTTGCCGATGTAGCGGACCACGAGACTGGTCTTACCAACACCTGGAAGTAGAAGATACTTGGTGAGCAAATATGTAGTCACTCGCTAAGGCTTAGCTAAGGAAGGGTGTTAAACTCTTGGTAATTTGATTTGATTCAATGATTAAACCTGTAGAATCCCActgtaggtatatataaaatgaatgctGAAATTAAtagagcatcgtggtggatgAAGTTTTTGCTATAATGCTACTCTTAGATGGAGCAAGAGACCTATGTTCAGCTGcaggatattacaggttgaatcgtaATCAAAACAATAATAGCTAATAGATATAGCAACCCCTTATTAAAGCTATGGGTATTCAGTCACttgagcctatcgcagtcaactgctggacataggcctccccaagttcgcgccagacatcccggtcttccgcaatcctcatccagcctacaccggcaatcttacgtaggtcGTCGCTCCAACTACTCGGTCGGTCATGGGTGTTTGTTCCAATAATAAATCTTTCAGAAAAAATAGTTTTCCCCAACTATAAAAACTATCGATTACTGTAAATACGTGGATCAGTTTATCTCGACATTACATCTGATAGAACAGCTACCGAGTTGATAACGAGGGATTTACTACTTTATTGATCATCGAGATTATATCCATCTCAAAGTCTACTCTAAGGGCCTGTTATACCAGTTTTGGATAACGTTATTTGACGAATGATGAtatccaataaataaatgtttttagtgtattattctttttcatcgTCGATTCCACTGTATTTATGCGTTAATGAATGTAAAAGCCgtctgatggcgggataaccatccgactgttggctttgaaatacacaggctgacgcgtagcagcgtctttggtgcggcAAAgtcagccccgcggtcaccaacccgaaTTTTTAAGcttctttctaaaaaaaaaatattctcaatttgatcgtaattttttatgtatgtatgtattatatacctcagaatttttgactgggtgaaccgagaacgctaattttttttttaatcgaaagctggtgcgtGACATATgaacccatttaaatttaattccaaTTTAATTggtctaacaagtacttttcgagttatatctaataatacgtatttacttgaatgttttttcgtcgacctacgttgtattataccgcatagctttttttggatttttgttttaagtttatatgatattactagctgactcggcaaacgttgtcttgcagctaaacgctatttaaaaataggggttggtggtagaagggtgaaaatttagggttgtatgcatttttcaacgccaaatcataataaaaaaataaataaaaaaataggggtggactacccttaacatttaggggaatgaaaaattgattttcgattctcagacctacccaatatgcacacaaaatttcatgagaatcggtcaagcagtctcggaggagtttaactacaaacaccgcgactcgagaattttatgtacctacgagatctgatgacgactttttgagtaatctttgataatgcgtatttccttgactattttttcgtctacctacgttgtgttactagtcgatgtaattgatgtggatattttttcgtttgctagcaaacacaatcatgaaagatattcattatttaaatgcGGGTCAGCGAAATATATCAAACTTAAacatttagatatttaaatatgtaaattcacTATTCTAAACGGTTTAATGATTCACGTTCTATTACAAGTTATTTTTCAAGTTTATCTAGATTCATGACATCACGCCACGTAACAGAGTGGAATGAGGCCCAATAGCATAGCAGGGTAAGGTTAGTAGTCACCTAgatctatactaatgttataaagattaagagtttgtttgtttgaacgcgctaaatTCAGTTGccttaattattatcttaattattcatttctttAGAACCTTGATCAATTGTCttaattattcatttctttAGAACCTTGATCAAGGTGTTTGTTTGTCAAAAAGAAGACTGACTTCAATTCccatcaacaagtaataaagCCGGCTTCGATTAAACGCAATATTCGGGAAGACTCAATTAGGTACTCGTCGTATCTCGAGCAAATTTTAACGGGACCGCATGACAAGTACCAGtcttacgtaaaatattatttaaaaaaaaaacacatatctaaatttacattctttttttaaattcactcaaaaagataaattaaaaacttaaattatctTGAGCATaagataaatcaaaaacaagttttctttatatattacaaGGTTATCTACACGGAAgtgaatatatattaatgtactaGCGGTACCCgcaacttcatccgcgtggaattttacaaaaaagttattggtcAGTTcgaaggtataaaaaaaatctaaaataaaagtagcctaattactccttattgcatcagctatctgtcagtgaaagtcccgtcaaaatcggtcaaacagtttcagagattaggcggaacaaacagacagacgaaaattgtaaaaaatgctattttggtatgtgtaccgtgtacacatccatatttagtaaaaagcggttattttgatattacaaacagacactccaattttatttatctgtgtaaatgtatagatatagatagtcAGAGTTGAATAAATGTCATAGTTAGCTATGagaatttattatacaaattcaaaataactttattcaaataggtttcaaatgcactttcgaatcgtcatagCGGATTGACGCtaatatccgtcaacccgcagtggagcagcgtggtggattaagctctgatccttctcctacatggggaaagaggcctatgcccagcagtgggatattatattGAAGCGTATACACAACACCACTTAAGTGCTGTGATTTCCTCTTTGCAGATATAATTATAccaactataaaataatttaattatgattttcaaACGATTAACACTGCCGTAGAAATACCTTGAACTAACGGGCTCAAGGCGTTCCATGTGAACTATAAAAGGCGATGCGCACGAGCAACTTCAGTTACATAAtgtaactttaatatttaaaaaatgagatataataatatttttatttaatcgtattTTAAACCTGCATATTATtcgttcattattttttttgtttattctttGGACCTACTACGTAAGCACgtgagtgattttttttatgaactttTGGTTTATCACCACTCGTTATAGCacgatgttttatagcctaacCGCTTAAAAGAACTCAATACATTACTTGGTCTTTTAATCTTGCTGATCTCAAATTTTTTATGCAAGCGCTACAGCTTTGACTTCAATCAATCATGACtattgaagtaattaatttccAATTGTCAATGTACTGTAATgaggaaaaccgggatgtctggcgcgagcttggcgaggcctatgtccagcagtggattaccataggctgaagtgatgatgatgatgatgatgatgaatgtactgtaatatcattaaaaatacaacagttttttaaaacattagcTACAGAGTTTCAtttcgattcttctctgcagaatctgcattccgaaGCCTACCttgaataatgttatttatgaaTTTGATTCAAATTATACCAACGAAACTAGGCTGCTCTTCTGTCACAGTTGTTCGTTTAgaaaatcattatcatcatcatttcagcctatcgcagtccacagctggacataggcctcctcaagttcgcgccaaaaatagcgtgaactcatgtgtgttgcccatagtcaccacgctgggcaggcaggtaggtgaccgcagggctggctttgtcacaccgaagacgctgctgcccgtcttccgtcaaagccagcagtcggatggttatcccgccatagatcggctttttaagttccaaggtggtagtggaactgtgttatcccttaatcgcctcttatgacacccacgggaagagagagggtggctatattcgttATTGCCGTAACCAACCAGCTAAGGAATCATTATACAgactacatattatttttagtcaCTAATAACAAGGGGGAATTCCCATAAAGTACAACTAATTGAATGCGTTGATTAATACAGCCTGTAGTgtctcactgctggacataaccTTCTTTTTCCGTAATTAGGTGTGTCATTGATTTGACTAGCCCATTAACGCAGTTCATAGTGGCCCTGCCGTCTGCTCtacgggttcgatttccgtctTAGTCTGGGgtctaatatttatgtaaatattattttt encodes the following:
- the LOC123667883 gene encoding ras-related protein RHN1-like, encoding MKVVEAKIVVLGSQGVGKTSLVVRYIGKMFSKHISPTIGASFFTCNINLDDARVKLQVWDTAGQERFRSMAPMYYRNANAALLVYDITSANSFAAIKGWVKELQNNVPEPMILSLVGNKSDLESHRAVALSEAAQYAASIGAAYCETSALHDQGIDQVFLNTATELLKLSSSSLVASLRSYDSTDYDEKLPIGIPSEEKATHTGKIELPAWSGDVKHGELQRSMCC